A part of Agromyces protaetiae genomic DNA contains:
- a CDS encoding DeoR/GlpR family DNA-binding transcription regulator, which produces MNRAERLSAVLDLLAEDGQVEVDQVVERLGVSPATARRDLDALAQQQLLTRTRGGAVAHSVAYDLPIRYKHQQNPDAKAAIARAASDLVPRGGIIGLCGGTTATAIADALMSRADIMEPAPDPGLTVVTNAINIAMQLAMRPQIKTVVTGGIVHARSYELVGSYTDGVLGNISLDLAFIGVNGLDAVVGPTSHDEREAAVNALMASRAARAVIVADASKLDRRAFAAIGAPLFDTLITDGGATEDQRVRFREAGYEVIVAS; this is translated from the coding sequence ATGAATCGTGCAGAACGCCTGTCGGCCGTGCTCGACCTCCTCGCCGAGGACGGTCAGGTCGAGGTCGACCAGGTCGTCGAGCGGCTCGGCGTCTCCCCCGCGACCGCGCGTCGCGACCTCGACGCGCTCGCCCAGCAGCAGCTGCTCACCCGCACGCGCGGCGGCGCGGTCGCGCACTCGGTCGCCTACGACCTGCCGATCCGGTACAAGCATCAGCAGAATCCCGACGCGAAGGCCGCGATCGCGCGTGCCGCGAGCGACCTCGTTCCGCGCGGCGGCATCATCGGCCTGTGCGGCGGGACGACGGCGACCGCCATCGCCGACGCCCTGATGTCGCGTGCCGACATCATGGAGCCCGCGCCCGACCCCGGTCTCACCGTCGTCACCAACGCGATCAACATCGCCATGCAGCTCGCGATGCGCCCGCAGATCAAGACCGTCGTGACGGGCGGCATCGTGCACGCACGCTCGTACGAGCTCGTGGGCTCCTACACCGACGGCGTGCTCGGCAACATCAGCCTCGATCTCGCGTTCATCGGCGTGAACGGGCTCGACGCGGTCGTGGGGCCGACGTCGCACGACGAGCGCGAGGCCGCCGTCAACGCGCTCATGGCCTCGCGCGCCGCGCGCGCGGTCATCGTGGCGGATGCGTCGAAGCTCGACCGGCGCGCGTTCGCGGCGATCGGCGCACCGCTCTTCGACACGCTCATCACCGACGGCGGGGCGACGGAGGACCAGCGCGTGCGCTTCCGTGAGGCGGGCTACGAGGTCATCGTCGCCTCGTGA